Part of the Bradyrhizobium sp. SZCCHNS1050 genome, TCCTCGGCGTCATCGGCCCCAACGGCTCCGGCAAGACGACGCTGCTCAACATGCTCTCGGGCGCGCTCGTGCCCTCGGCCGGCACGATCCGCTTCGGCGGCACCGTCATCAGCGGCCTCGCGGCGCACCGGATCGCGCGGCTCGGGCTTGCCCGCACCTTCCAGTTGGTGCGGGTGATGCCGGACCTGACGGTTGCCGAGAATGTCGCGGCGGCGGCGTTGTTCCGCATGCGCCAGACCGGTGCGGCCGCAGAAACGATCCATGAGCTGCTCGCCCTGGTCGGCCTCGATGGCATGGCGGAGATGCCGGCGGGCGATCTCACTTACATCGACCAGAAGCGGCTGGAGCTCGCCCGCGCGCTGGCGCTGCATCCGCGGCTTGTGCTGCTCGACGAATGGCTGGCTGGGCTCAATCCGACCGAGCTGGAGACCGGCATCAGGCTGATCGCCTCGCTGCGCGACCGCGGCATCACCATCGTGATGGTCGAGCATGTGATGGATGCGATCCGCGCGCTGTGCGACCGCTGCGTGGTCATGAGCGCGGGCGTCGTGATCGCGCGCGGCACGCCGGACGAGGTGCTCGCCGATCCCGCGGTGATCACAGCCTATCTCGGAGAGCCCGATGCTTGAGATCAAGCGGCTGTCGCACGCCTATGGCAAGCACCAGGCGCTCACCGATGTCGCGCTCGAGGTCGCGCGCGGCGAGATCGTCGCCATCCTCGGCGCCAATGGCGCCGGCAAGTCGACGTTGCTGAAGGCGATCGCGGGACTGATCCAGCCGTCGCCCGGAGCCGTGATCCGGCTCGGCGGGACGGACATCGGCTCGCTCGCGCCGCATCTGATCGTCGAGCGCGGCATCGCGCTGGTGCCAGAAGGCCGCGGCGTGTTCGGCGATCTCACCGTCGCCGAGAACCTCCAGCTCGGCGCCTATCCTTCGCGCGCCCGCGACGGCGAGGCCGCGCGGCTGGCGCACGTGCTCGCGCTGTTTCCGCGTCTCACCGAGCGCATGGGGCAGGCGGTGCGCACCATGAGCGGCGGCGAGCAGCAGATGGTCGCGATCGGCCGCGCGCTGATGTCGCGGCCCGACCTGCTGCTGCTCGACGAGCCGTCGCTCGGCCTGTCGCCGCTCTTGAGCCGCGAGGTGTTCCGGGCGCTGAGGACGATCCGCGGCGACGGCGTCGGCATCCTGATGGTCGAGCAGAACGCCCGCGCCAGCCTCGACATCGCCGACCGCGTCTACCTGATCGAGCAGGGACGCAATGCCGGCGAGGGGCCGGCGCCCGAGATGAAGAACAATCCCGACATCCAGCGCGCCTATCTCGGCCAGTCGCGCGCCCCGGCTTCCGCAACCGCAACAACCCCATCGACCTAGGAGCGCCCATGAACGCGATCAATCTCCTGATTGGCGGCAAGGACCAGTCCGCCACCAATCAGCGCACCTTCCAGCGGCTCAATCCGATCAGCGGCGAGATCGCAACCATCGTTGCGGCGGCGTCGATCGACGACGCGCTGCGCGCCGCCGATGCCGCCGCGGCGGCGTTTCCGGCGTGGTCCCGGCTCGGCCCGGGCGAGCGCCGCAAGCGGCTCAATGCGGCTGCGGATGCGCTGGCGCGCAACGCCCCGGAGTTCATCGCGCTGATGATGGCCGAGACCGGCGCCACCGCGGGCTGGGCCGGCTTCAACGTGCATCTCGCCGAGGGCATGCTGCGCGAGGCCGCGGCGATGACGACGCAGATCGCGGGCGAGGTGATCCCGACCGACGTGCCCGACAACATTGCGCTGGCGCATCGCCAGCCGGTCGGCGTCGTGCTCGGCATCGCGCCGTGGAATGCGCCGGTCATCCTCGGTGTCCGCTCGGTGGCGATGCCGCTCGCCTGCGGCAACACCGTGGTGCTGAAGGCCTCGGAGATGAGCCCTGGGGTGCACCGGCTGATCGGCGCGTGCCTGGCCGAAGGCGGTCTCGGTGACGGCGTCGTCAATGTCGTGACCAACGCGCCCGAGGATGCGCAGGCCGTGGTCGAGGCGCTGATCGCCCATCCCGCGATCCGGCGCGTCAACTTCACCGGCTCGACCCGCGTCGGCCGTCTCA contains:
- a CDS encoding ABC transporter ATP-binding protein, which gives rise to MLEIKRLSHAYGKHQALTDVALEVARGEIVAILGANGAGKSTLLKAIAGLIQPSPGAVIRLGGTDIGSLAPHLIVERGIALVPEGRGVFGDLTVAENLQLGAYPSRARDGEAARLAHVLALFPRLTERMGQAVRTMSGGEQQMVAIGRALMSRPDLLLLDEPSLGLSPLLSREVFRALRTIRGDGVGILMVEQNARASLDIADRVYLIEQGRNAGEGPAPEMKNNPDIQRAYLGQSRAPASATATTPST